A stretch of Candidatus Symbiobacter mobilis CR DNA encodes these proteins:
- the sdhA gene encoding succinate dehydrogenase flavoprotein subunit, with translation MFTASKVSRRKFDVVVVGAGGAGMSASLLLASAGLNVAVLSKVFPTRSHTVAAQGGIAASLSNMNEDNWSYHFYDTVKGSDWLGDQDSIEFMCREAPKVVYELEHYGMPFDRNPDGTIYQRPFGGHTSNRGEKPVQRACAAADRTGHAMLHTLYQQNVRSRTNFFVEWMALDFIRNAEGDVVGVTALEMETGDIHILHSKAVLMATGGAGRIYAASTNAYINTGDGLGMAARAGIPLQDMEFWQFHPTGVYGAGVLLTEGCRGEGAILRNCNGERFMERYAPGYKDLATRDFVSRCMDQEIKEGRGCGPNKAYINLDMTHLGEDTIRKRLPSVLEIGHNFANVDITREPIPVVPTNHYQMGGIPSSITGQVVVPGKDGTQEVVRGLYAVGECSCVSVHGANRLGCNSLLDLVVFGFAAAKHIIGEHHCEESHKPLPANAADNSLERLNKLESNKSGEYCQRVADDIRNTMQSHASVFRSQESMDEGVQKIAKIRDRVSALSLTDKSRVFNTERVEALEVQNMIEVAQATMVSAAARHECRGAHSVRDYDRPADDPQCPLGRDDANWLKHTLWHSATNSLGYKPVQMKPLTVESIAPQVRTF, from the coding sequence ATGTTTACTGCTTCCAAAGTTTCCCGACGCAAGTTTGACGTGGTCGTCGTCGGCGCCGGCGGTGCCGGGATGAGCGCTTCCCTGCTGCTGGCCAGTGCCGGCTTGAACGTGGCGGTCCTCTCCAAAGTGTTCCCCACCCGATCCCACACCGTTGCCGCACAGGGTGGGATCGCGGCCTCCCTATCCAACATGAACGAGGACAACTGGAGCTACCACTTCTACGACACCGTCAAGGGCAGCGACTGGCTGGGTGACCAAGACAGCATCGAATTCATGTGCCGCGAGGCCCCCAAGGTGGTGTACGAGCTGGAGCACTACGGGATGCCCTTCGACCGCAACCCCGACGGAACGATCTACCAGCGCCCTTTCGGCGGCCACACCAGCAATCGGGGTGAAAAACCCGTTCAACGCGCATGTGCCGCAGCGGACCGCACCGGGCACGCGATGCTCCACACGCTGTACCAGCAGAATGTGCGTTCCAGAACCAACTTCTTCGTCGAATGGATGGCGTTGGATTTCATCCGCAATGCAGAGGGCGACGTCGTAGGGGTCACTGCGCTGGAAATGGAAACCGGCGACATCCATATCCTCCATTCCAAAGCCGTGCTGATGGCTACGGGGGGTGCGGGTCGCATCTACGCCGCATCGACCAATGCCTACATCAATACCGGCGACGGGCTGGGGATGGCCGCCCGTGCAGGCATCCCGCTGCAAGACATGGAGTTCTGGCAATTCCACCCGACGGGGGTCTACGGCGCGGGTGTTCTGCTGACCGAAGGCTGCCGTGGGGAAGGCGCCATTCTGCGCAACTGCAACGGCGAGCGTTTCATGGAACGCTATGCCCCCGGCTACAAGGATCTGGCCACGCGCGACTTCGTTTCCCGGTGCATGGATCAGGAAATCAAGGAAGGCCGTGGCTGCGGCCCGAACAAGGCCTACATCAACCTCGACATGACCCACCTGGGCGAGGACACGATCCGCAAACGCCTGCCTTCGGTCTTGGAAATCGGCCACAACTTCGCCAACGTGGACATCACCCGCGAACCCATTCCGGTCGTTCCGACCAACCACTACCAGATGGGCGGCATCCCCAGCAGCATTACCGGGCAAGTCGTCGTTCCCGGCAAGGACGGCACGCAAGAAGTGGTACGCGGCCTCTATGCGGTGGGGGAATGTTCCTGCGTCAGCGTCCACGGTGCGAACCGCCTCGGCTGCAACTCCTTGCTCGACCTCGTTGTTTTCGGTTTTGCGGCGGCCAAGCACATCATTGGCGAACACCATTGCGAAGAGTCGCACAAACCCTTGCCTGCCAATGCCGCAGACAATTCGCTCGAACGGCTCAACAAGCTGGAGAGCAACAAGTCCGGCGAATACTGCCAGCGCGTTGCCGACGACATCCGCAATACGATGCAGAGCCATGCCAGCGTGTTTCGCTCGCAGGAAAGCATGGACGAAGGCGTGCAAAAAATCGCCAAGATTCGCGATCGTGTCTCGGCACTCTCGCTGACGGACAAATCCCGCGTGTTCAACACGGAGCGCGTCGAAGCGCTCGAAGTGCAGAACATGATCGAAGTGGCCCAGGCCACGATGGTGTCTGCCGCAGCCCGGCACGAATGCCGGGGCGCGCACAGCGTGCGCGACTACGACCGGCCTGCGGATGACCCCCAATGTCCCCTCGGGCGCGACGATGCGAACTGGCTCAAACATACGCTTTGGCACAGCGCGACGAATAGCCTGGGCTACAAACCAGTGCAGATGAAACCCTTGACGGTTGAGTCCATCGCCCCACAAGTTCGCACGTTTTGA
- the sdhD gene encoding succinate dehydrogenase, hydrophobic membrane anchor protein, whose translation MSINFGHHRLVVGAHYGIRDWLSQRVTSVVMLVFTFLVLGQLLLKSGEIGYELWAGIFSPQWMKSLTFVVILSLLYHVWVGMRNVFMDYVKPYGVRFVMHVFAIVWLVACAGWAIQVLWRL comes from the coding sequence ATGTCTATCAATTTCGGCCACCACCGTCTCGTCGTCGGCGCGCACTACGGCATACGTGATTGGTTGTCACAACGGGTCACTTCCGTCGTGATGCTGGTTTTCACCTTCCTCGTTCTGGGCCAGCTCCTGCTGAAATCCGGCGAGATCGGGTACGAGCTGTGGGCAGGCATCTTCTCCCCCCAATGGATGAAGTCCCTGACGTTCGTGGTGATCTTGTCGCTGCTTTACCACGTCTGGGTCGGCATGCGCAATGTCTTCATGGACTACGTCAAACCCTATGGGGTGCGCTTCGTCATGCACGTGTTCGCCATTGTGTGGCTCGTCGCCTGCGCTGGCTGGGCTATCCAAGTGCTGTGGCGCCTGTGA
- the sdhC gene encoding succinate dehydrogenase, cytochrome b556 subunit, translating to MSDPARPRAKPEFCNIEFPSLVGYRWPLASLASGMHRVSGAILFFLMPFIIWMFDHSLTSEISFARFKSVFEVGILGIPGWMWKLACLGLIWASLHHLIAGMRHLWMDTHHHQISKDFGRQTAAVVLVLTLSLTVLLGAKLFGLY from the coding sequence ATGTCCGATCCTGCACGCCCTCGCGCAAAACCCGAGTTCTGCAACATCGAATTCCCCAGCCTCGTGGGGTACCGCTGGCCGCTCGCTTCCCTGGCCTCCGGGATGCACCGCGTCAGCGGGGCCATTCTGTTCTTCCTGATGCCATTCATCATCTGGATGTTCGACCATTCGTTGACTTCGGAAATTTCCTTTGCCCGGTTCAAGTCCGTTTTCGAGGTGGGCATTCTGGGCATTCCGGGGTGGATGTGGAAATTGGCGTGCCTGGGGTTGATCTGGGCTTCCCTGCATCACCTGATCGCCGGGATGCGCCACCTCTGGATGGATACCCACCACCACCAGATCAGCAAGGATTTCGGCAGGCAGACCGCCGCCGTGGTGCTGGTGTTGACGTTAAGCCTGACGGTATTGCTCGGCGCCAAGCTGTTCGGTTTGTATTGA
- a CDS encoding malate dehydrogenase yields the protein MSKKPVRVAVTGAAGQIGYAILFRIAAGEMLGADQPVVLSLLEIPNDKAQQAMQGVMMELQDCAFPLLAGMEAHSDPQQAFRDVDYAMLVGSRPRGPGMERAELLNINGQIFVGQGKALNAVASRNVRVLVVGNPANTNAYIAMKSAPDLPRRNFTAMLRLDHNRALSQLAAKTGKPVSEIEKMAVWGNHSPSMYADYRFANVGGQSIKDLINDHDWNVNTFLPTVGKRGAAIIAARGVSSAASAANAAIDHMRDWVLGTQGKWVTMGIPSNGEYGIPQDTMFGFPVTCENGEYKVVDGLPIDEFSQGCIDKTLRELQEEQAGVAHLV from the coding sequence ATGAGCAAAAAGCCTGTTCGTGTCGCCGTCACCGGTGCTGCCGGCCAGATTGGTTATGCCATCCTGTTCCGCATCGCTGCTGGCGAAATGTTGGGAGCGGATCAACCGGTCGTGTTGAGTCTGCTCGAAATCCCCAATGACAAAGCGCAGCAGGCGATGCAGGGCGTGATGATGGAATTGCAGGATTGCGCCTTCCCCTTGCTGGCAGGCATGGAAGCGCACAGCGACCCCCAACAGGCGTTTCGCGATGTGGACTATGCGATGCTGGTCGGTTCGCGCCCGCGTGGCCCGGGCATGGAGCGCGCCGAGTTGCTCAACATCAACGGTCAGATTTTCGTCGGGCAAGGCAAGGCGCTTAATGCCGTTGCGAGCCGGAATGTACGGGTGCTTGTCGTCGGCAATCCAGCCAACACCAACGCCTATATTGCGATGAAGAGCGCTCCCGATTTGCCTCGCCGCAACTTCACCGCGATGCTGCGCCTCGACCACAACCGCGCTTTGAGCCAACTCGCGGCCAAAACGGGCAAGCCGGTCAGCGAGATCGAAAAAATGGCCGTCTGGGGCAACCACTCTCCGTCGATGTACGCAGACTATCGTTTTGCGAACGTTGGTGGCCAGAGCATCAAGGATTTGATCAACGACCACGACTGGAACGTCAACACCTTCCTGCCAACCGTAGGCAAACGTGGCGCTGCAATCATTGCAGCACGCGGGGTTTCTTCAGCGGCTTCCGCAGCGAACGCGGCGATCGACCACATGCGTGACTGGGTGCTCGGAACCCAGGGGAAATGGGTCACGATGGGTATCCCCTCCAATGGCGAATACGGCATTCCCCAGGACACGATGTTCGGGTTCCCCGTCACCTGCGAGAACGGCGAATACAAGGTGGTCGATGGGTTGCCTATTGACGAATTCAGCCAGGGTTGCATCGACAAAACCCTGCGCGAATTGCAGGAAGAACAGGCAGGCGTGGCGCACTTGGTCTGA
- a CDS encoding ATP-binding protein has protein sequence MSLRVKVLVILAVACLVGDAVLVLLWHPWQVQRLLEREHRAMQDHLVTLGDALSPFLQQNQIGAIHEVLDAILERQSEWKSLVLTDGSGLILYPLDPPSLGSVGHLDRLQHSITQHNTLLGRIDLVTDFSVILQAETRKTWISASIITAGFLLIAIAVAVFLDVLLGRRARQLVTAAQRMSEGDFGADLPTASRDEIGQLARAFADMRAAIAAKEHALVESQQAAEASSQAKSIFLATMSHEIRTPMNGILGMAQLLLRPHLSDNERLEFARIILHSGQSLLTLLNDILDLSKVEAGRIELLHESFAPQPLLDEVKTLFREMAHEQGLDIEAHWDGPANATYLADARRVRQMIANLVSNAIKFSERGTIRLAASEVQRNENEAVLQFSVSDCGIGIPEDKLPQLFQPFSQLDGSHTRKYAGTGLGLSIIRSLATMMGGEVGVESVVGTGSTFWFRVRATAEKAQEAQRTSHASNLHAATDGSASASILQGKRLLVVEDNAINAMVVRMLLEQQGAEIVCVDNGQVALDTLASAPRFDAVLMDCQMPVMDGFTATVKLREWEAATTQPRMPVIALTAGAFDNDRKACLAAGMDEYLAKPLKLDELISVLRQWLHP, from the coding sequence ATGTCGCTGCGAGTCAAAGTTTTGGTCATCCTGGCGGTGGCCTGTCTGGTCGGGGATGCTGTCCTCGTTTTACTCTGGCATCCCTGGCAGGTCCAAAGGTTGCTCGAACGCGAACATCGGGCCATGCAAGATCACCTGGTGACGCTAGGCGACGCCCTATCCCCGTTCTTGCAGCAGAACCAAATCGGCGCCATCCACGAAGTGCTCGATGCCATTCTCGAACGGCAATCTGAGTGGAAATCACTGGTTTTGACCGATGGCTCCGGCCTGATTCTGTATCCGCTCGACCCACCGTCCCTCGGTTCCGTCGGTCACTTAGACCGCTTGCAGCACTCGATCACGCAACACAATACCCTATTGGGACGGATCGATCTCGTCACGGACTTTTCCGTCATCCTCCAGGCCGAAACCCGCAAAACCTGGATCTCCGCGTCGATCATCACTGCGGGTTTCTTGCTCATCGCTATCGCGGTTGCCGTCTTCCTTGATGTATTGCTGGGACGACGGGCACGCCAACTCGTCACAGCGGCGCAGCGTATGAGCGAAGGGGATTTCGGCGCGGATCTGCCCACAGCCTCGCGGGACGAAATCGGCCAACTGGCCCGCGCCTTCGCCGATATGCGTGCAGCGATTGCGGCGAAAGAGCACGCGCTGGTCGAATCGCAACAGGCGGCGGAGGCGAGCAGCCAAGCCAAGTCGATCTTTCTGGCCACCATGTCGCACGAGATTCGCACACCCATGAACGGCATCCTCGGCATGGCGCAACTGCTACTGCGACCCCACCTCTCCGACAACGAGCGGCTGGAATTTGCCCGCATCATCCTCCATTCCGGCCAGTCGCTGCTGACTTTGCTCAATGACATCCTTGATCTATCGAAAGTTGAGGCCGGCCGTATCGAATTGCTCCACGAATCGTTTGCCCCCCAACCATTGCTGGATGAGGTCAAGACCCTGTTCCGCGAAATGGCGCACGAGCAAGGTCTGGACATAGAAGCCCACTGGGATGGACCGGCCAACGCCACGTACCTGGCGGATGCCCGGCGGGTGCGGCAGATGATTGCCAATCTGGTCAGCAACGCCATCAAATTCAGCGAGCGGGGAACGATCCGTCTGGCGGCGAGCGAGGTGCAGCGCAACGAGAACGAAGCGGTACTACAGTTTTCCGTCTCCGACTGCGGCATCGGGATTCCGGAAGACAAGCTGCCGCAACTCTTCCAGCCTTTTTCTCAACTCGATGGCTCGCATACGCGGAAGTACGCAGGGACGGGCCTGGGGTTATCCATCATCCGTAGCTTGGCGACGATGATGGGTGGCGAGGTCGGGGTGGAGAGCGTGGTCGGTACAGGCTCGACATTCTGGTTCCGCGTGCGTGCGACTGCCGAGAAAGCGCAGGAAGCGCAGCGCACGTCACACGCAAGCAACCTTCACGCTGCAACCGATGGCAGTGCCAGTGCTTCCATCCTGCAAGGCAAACGCCTGCTGGTGGTCGAAGACAACGCCATCAACGCGATGGTGGTGCGGATGCTGTTGGAACAACAAGGGGCAGAGATCGTGTGCGTCGACAACGGACAAGTGGCGCTGGATACCTTGGCATCCGCCCCCCGCTTCGATGCCGTGTTGATGGACTGCCAGATGCCGGTGATGGACGGCTTCACGGCAACAGTCAAGCTGCGCGAGTGGGAAGCCGCCACTACCCAACCCAGAATGCCAGTGATCGCTCTCACGGCCGGCGCGTTCGACAACGACCGTAAGGCTTGCTTGGCCGCTGGCATGGATGAATACCTAGCCAAGCCGCTCAAGCTCGACGAATTGATTTCCGTCTTGCGCCAATGGCTACATCCTTGA
- a CDS encoding phosphate/phosphite/phosphonate ABC transporter substrate-binding protein has product MNQRFCGMQFGSLHRVAWGMVMPFLVVCLAFLSPFAGAQPVYKFGVVPQFEPRKLASIWVPILAELERRTGFKLVMVGAARIPDFEGEFEAGHYDFAYMNPYHSLIAARTQKYVPLVRDGGKKLFGILVTAKDGPIKGIKDLEGKSIAFPAPNAIGASLLMRADLEHLHKLVFTPVWAQTHTSAYLNAALGKVAAAGGVMSTLLQQPPSVRDKLQVIYETRRIAPHPVMAHGRVPAADREKLRQAFLDLGTTPEGRALLSPVPISQIVAASAEDYEEITGWGLEQYYVQGGD; this is encoded by the coding sequence ATGAATCAGCGCTTTTGTGGGATGCAGTTCGGTTCCTTGCATCGCGTGGCTTGGGGGATGGTGATGCCTTTCCTCGTCGTCTGTCTCGCCTTCCTCAGCCCATTCGCTGGTGCTCAGCCCGTATACAAATTCGGTGTCGTACCGCAGTTTGAGCCTCGGAAGTTGGCGTCGATCTGGGTGCCGATCCTGGCGGAGCTTGAACGACGTACCGGGTTCAAGCTGGTCATGGTCGGGGCTGCGCGCATTCCTGATTTCGAGGGCGAATTCGAGGCCGGACACTACGACTTCGCCTACATGAATCCCTACCACTCGCTCATCGCCGCCCGCACGCAGAAATATGTGCCGCTGGTTCGCGATGGTGGGAAAAAACTGTTTGGCATTCTGGTGACCGCAAAGGACGGGCCGATCAAAGGGATCAAAGACTTGGAGGGGAAGTCGATTGCCTTTCCCGCGCCCAATGCCATCGGCGCTTCACTGCTGATGCGTGCGGATCTCGAACATCTGCACAAGCTGGTTTTCACACCCGTCTGGGCACAGACGCATACCTCGGCATACCTTAACGCTGCCTTGGGCAAAGTTGCGGCGGCGGGCGGGGTAATGTCCACACTGCTGCAGCAGCCACCATCCGTGCGCGACAAGCTGCAAGTGATCTACGAAACCCGTCGTATCGCTCCGCATCCGGTCATGGCGCACGGACGGGTCCCCGCAGCCGACCGCGAGAAACTGCGCCAAGCCTTCCTTGATCTTGGGACCACCCCCGAGGGGCGCGCCTTGCTGTCCCCAGTTCCGATCAGCCAGATCGTGGCTGCCTCGGCCGAGGACTATGAAGAAATCACTGGTTGGGGCTTGGAGCAGTATTACGTCCAGGGCGGCGACTAA
- a CDS encoding PmeII family type II restriction endonuclease, protein MKKLNLKDVSLYVEKNIGTFHEKRIQSLDGLQLSQVLKRKNPYLFKAKYVLTAEQIIKGLVDAHISSNEETIFGDWLEGLAIFINNKVYDGRKSGITGIDLEFDNNGIRNIVTIKSGPNWGNSSQIAKMVADFKTAKKALRTSNSQLNIVAVNGCCYDKDGKPDKGDYFKYCGQQFWDFISGDSELFTEIIEPLGHNAKEKNDDFVKSYSQMINKFTKDFANIYCKDNGDIDWEKLVRFNSATVEPKKKPPHRVVRSFYIPAPTPPTMRVRSGRCYKSARSTESFA, encoded by the coding sequence ATGAAAAAATTAAACCTTAAAGACGTATCTCTGTACGTTGAAAAAAACATTGGGACTTTTCACGAGAAGCGAATTCAGAGTCTTGACGGATTACAGTTATCGCAAGTTCTAAAACGAAAAAATCCGTATTTATTCAAGGCAAAATATGTATTGACTGCTGAACAAATTATAAAAGGTTTGGTGGATGCGCATATATCTTCAAATGAGGAAACCATTTTTGGCGATTGGCTGGAAGGACTTGCCATTTTCATCAACAATAAGGTGTACGACGGTCGCAAATCTGGAATCACGGGCATTGACTTGGAATTTGACAACAATGGAATAAGAAATATTGTAACAATCAAATCAGGCCCTAATTGGGGAAATAGTTCGCAAATAGCCAAAATGGTTGCCGACTTCAAGACAGCTAAAAAAGCATTGAGAACCAGCAACTCGCAATTAAACATCGTTGCTGTAAATGGTTGCTGTTATGACAAGGACGGCAAGCCAGATAAAGGAGATTATTTTAAGTATTGTGGGCAACAATTTTGGGATTTTATATCTGGAGACAGTGAATTATTTACGGAAATCATCGAGCCACTTGGGCATAATGCCAAAGAAAAAAATGATGATTTTGTAAAATCGTATTCTCAGATGATTAACAAGTTCACCAAAGATTTTGCAAACATCTATTGCAAAGATAATGGAGATATTGATTGGGAAAAATTGGTGCGTTTTAACTCCGCAACAGTAGAGCCAAAAAAAAAACCACCCCATCGGGTAGTCAGAAGTTTCTACATCCCAGCTCCCACACCACCCACCATGCGAGTCCGCAGTGGGCGGTGCTACAAGTCGGCTCGCTCGACGGAGTCTTTCGCTTGA
- a CDS encoding DNA-methyltransferase: MEIFTEIYTGNSKEQLKKIPNNSVDLIVTSPPYADQRKSTYGGIHHDEYVDWFLPISEQLFRVLKPTGTFILNIKEKVVEGERSTYVMELIIEMRKQGWLWTEEFIWHKKNCYPGKWPNRFRDAWERLLQFNKNRKFNMYQEEVMVPMGEWANSILKKLSETDKIRDNSKVGSGFGKNISNWLDRDKAYPTNVLHLATECNNKNHSAAFPEELPEWFIKLFTKENDTVLDPFMGSGTTLVVANRMRRNSIGIDIIPEYCEMVKKQLQPIELYLFEPKAEYEKIKP, encoded by the coding sequence ATGGAAATATTTACAGAAATATATACCGGAAACAGTAAGGAACAGTTAAAAAAGATTCCGAATAACTCAGTTGATCTCATCGTAACATCACCACCTTACGCAGACCAGCGAAAAAGCACATACGGTGGTATTCATCATGACGAATACGTAGACTGGTTTCTGCCTATTTCAGAACAGCTTTTTCGTGTTCTCAAACCAACAGGCACTTTTATCCTAAACATCAAGGAAAAAGTCGTTGAAGGTGAGCGCAGTACTTATGTAATGGAACTCATTATAGAAATGCGTAAGCAAGGGTGGCTATGGACGGAAGAATTTATTTGGCATAAGAAAAATTGTTATCCTGGAAAGTGGCCCAATCGCTTCCGTGACGCATGGGAACGACTTCTTCAGTTTAATAAAAATAGAAAATTTAATATGTATCAGGAAGAAGTAATGGTACCAATGGGAGAATGGGCAAACTCAATACTGAAGAAACTTTCTGAAACAGATAAAATCCGTGATAACTCAAAAGTTGGCAGTGGATTCGGCAAGAATATTTCAAACTGGCTTGATAGAGATAAAGCATACCCAACAAATGTTCTTCATTTAGCCACTGAATGCAACAACAAGAATCACAGTGCGGCTTTCCCCGAAGAGCTGCCAGAATGGTTTATCAAACTTTTCACAAAAGAAAATGACACGGTTCTTGATCCGTTTATGGGTTCTGGAACGACGTTAGTTGTCGCAAACAGAATGAGACGGAATTCAATAGGTATCGATATTATTCCCGAGTATTGTGAAATGGTGAAAAAGCAATTGCAGCCCATTGAGTTATATCTATTTGAACCAAAGGCGGAATATGAAAAAATTAAACCTTAA
- a CDS encoding transposase, translating to MGPSRTHPCRAFYWRACLCPNAFGHLQCMLHVGSVHAEVLLHCLRLLMKDATRPVFRVVDGSSIHKTSIINKYLESTNGKLEVHFLPPYCSTARS from the coding sequence CTGGGGCCTTCGCGGACACACCCCTGTCGCGCCTTCTACTGGAGAGCGTGTCTCTGTCCAAATGCTTTCGGCCATCTTCAGTGCATGCTCCACGTCGGCTCAGTCCATGCTGAAGTGCTCCTGCATTGCCTTCGACTGCTGATGAAGGATGCCACTCGGCCTGTTTTCCGGGTCGTCGATGGGTCTTCTATTCACAAAACATCGATTATCAATAAATATCTCGAATCTACCAACGGAAAGCTGGAAGTGCATTTCTTGCCGCCATACTGCTCTACAGCTCGATCCTGA
- a CDS encoding DUF58 domain-containing protein: MPTPQDSLGNLDANAALRQMRARWHQQWERWWEARLPPTDRATLTHRNIYILPTKAGWMMGLTLLVLLVTSINYQLNLGYLLTFLLGGCTAVGMVACHATLRGMVVSVAVPDAAFANEAVSLLVTLHNPSTQGRYGVGVALVDGAPSWIDVARQDSSAVTLRMIPAHRGWQRLPVLRVHTRFPLGFFEAWAPLRPASQLLVYPAPERPVPALPTGGSHDDEAASSISTPTRFGDPDGLRPYRRGDSLKTILWKKTAKTGELVSRDHSAAASPALWIDARDTGLPGHAGSAQREAQLSRMCAWVLEAERRSLHYGLRLGAEAIPPNTGPAHERQCLRVLALG, translated from the coding sequence ATGCCCACGCCCCAGGATTCCCTAGGGAACCTTGACGCCAATGCGGCGTTGCGCCAGATGCGTGCCCGCTGGCACCAGCAGTGGGAACGGTGGTGGGAAGCGAGGCTCCCCCCGACGGATCGCGCCACGCTGACCCACCGCAATATTTACATCCTGCCGACCAAGGCCGGGTGGATGATGGGGCTGACGCTGCTAGTGCTGCTGGTGACGTCGATCAACTACCAGCTCAACCTGGGGTATCTGCTCACTTTTCTGCTCGGAGGATGTACCGCCGTCGGCATGGTGGCCTGCCATGCCACGCTGCGCGGCATGGTCGTTTCCGTCGCCGTGCCGGACGCAGCCTTTGCCAACGAAGCCGTATCCCTGCTCGTCACCCTGCACAACCCCAGCACCCAGGGGCGCTACGGTGTCGGCGTGGCTCTGGTGGATGGAGCGCCGTCGTGGATCGACGTGGCGCGCCAGGACAGCAGCGCTGTCACGTTGCGAATGATCCCCGCGCACCGTGGGTGGCAACGCCTGCCCGTCTTGCGCGTACATACGCGATTCCCGCTGGGGTTTTTCGAGGCATGGGCGCCGTTGCGGCCCGCAAGCCAGTTGCTCGTCTACCCCGCGCCGGAACGCCCTGTCCCCGCGCTACCCACGGGCGGCAGCCACGACGACGAAGCCGCCAGCTCGATCAGCACCCCTACCCGATTCGGCGATCCCGACGGCCTGCGCCCCTACCGCCGTGGTGACAGCCTCAAAACCATCCTGTGGAAGAAAACCGCCAAAACCGGCGAACTCGTCAGCCGCGACCACAGCGCTGCGGCCTCCCCCGCACTCTGGATTGATGCCCGCGACACAGGTCTGCCCGGCCACGCCGGTAGCGCGCAACGTGAAGCGCAGTTGTCCCGCATGTGCGCATGGGTGCTCGAAGCAGAACGCCGATCCCTGCACTACGGCCTGCGCCTCGGCGCAGAAGCCATCCCCCCCAATACCGGCCCGGCGCACGAACGGCAATGTTTGCGAGTGTTGGCGTTGGGGTAG
- a CDS encoding AAA family ATPase encodes MHPSLHTAIERLNAIIVGKSAQIRDCVACLLAGGHLLIEDVPGVGKTTLAHALARTFGLRFSRVQFTSDLMPSDLSGVAVYERSQEQFVFHPGPLFTQVLLADEINRASPKTQSALLEAMEERQVTIEGETRPLPAPFFVIATQNPHDQLGTYLLPESQLDRFLMRISLGYPDRLSERALLQGQDRRSMLEALPSVLGPQELGTFQEAVQTVHVSDALLDYLQSLLAATRDGSWFIQGLSPRAGMAVLRAAQAQAYLGGRGYVAVDDVQAILAQTTAHRLIPTGQSGRSASDQVRAMVEAVPIP; translated from the coding sequence ATGCACCCTTCCCTGCACACTGCTATCGAACGGCTGAACGCCATCATCGTCGGCAAATCCGCCCAGATTCGCGACTGCGTGGCCTGTCTGCTGGCCGGGGGGCATCTGCTCATCGAGGACGTTCCCGGCGTTGGCAAAACCACTTTGGCGCACGCGCTGGCCCGGACTTTCGGGCTGCGCTTTTCACGGGTGCAATTCACGTCGGACTTGATGCCCAGTGACTTGTCTGGCGTGGCGGTGTACGAGCGCTCGCAAGAACAGTTCGTTTTTCACCCTGGGCCGCTGTTCACGCAGGTGTTGCTGGCCGACGAAATCAACCGCGCCAGCCCCAAAACCCAAAGCGCCTTGCTGGAAGCGATGGAAGAACGCCAGGTGACGATCGAAGGCGAAACGCGGCCCTTGCCTGCTCCCTTTTTCGTCATCGCCACCCAGAACCCCCACGACCAATTGGGAACGTACCTGTTGCCCGAATCACAGCTCGACCGTTTTTTGATGCGCATCTCGCTGGGCTACCCCGACCGCCTTTCCGAGCGCGCCCTCTTGCAGGGGCAGGATCGCCGCTCCATGCTCGAAGCCCTGCCCAGCGTGCTCGGCCCCCAGGAGCTGGGCACCTTTCAGGAAGCCGTGCAAACAGTACACGTCTCAGACGCCCTGCTCGACTACCTGCAAAGCCTGCTTGCCGCCACGAGGGACGGGAGCTGGTTCATACAAGGGCTTAGCCCCCGCGCTGGCATGGCCGTGCTCCGCGCCGCGCAGGCACAGGCTTATCTGGGTGGGCGGGGGTACGTCGCGGTCGATGACGTGCAGGCCATCCTGGCGCAGACCACCGCGCACAGGCTGATCCCCACCGGGCAAAGCGGCCGCAGCGCCAGTGACCAGGTGCGTGCGATGGTCGAAGCCGTTCCGATCCCCTAA
- a CDS encoding SemiSWEET family sugar transporter, with product MVFSVADAVGLVAAVLTTASFWPQVRHTWRTRDVSGISLGMYCVLAAGIVCWLAYGILLRAVPVIAANVVTLVLVAVILVMKLRFQA from the coding sequence ATGGTTTTTTCGGTGGCGGATGCGGTGGGCCTCGTGGCCGCTGTGTTGACGACGGCGAGTTTCTGGCCGCAGGTCCGGCATACCTGGCGCACCCGGGACGTTTCCGGCATCTCGCTGGGGATGTACTGCGTTTTGGCCGCAGGCATCGTATGTTGGCTGGCGTATGGCATTCTTTTGCGCGCCGTTCCCGTCATTGCCGCGAATGTCGTGACCCTCGTTCTGGTTGCGGTCATTCTGGTGATGAAGCTTCGATTTCAAGCCTGA